A stretch of Pseudoliparis swirei isolate HS2019 ecotype Mariana Trench chromosome 14, NWPU_hadal_v1, whole genome shotgun sequence DNA encodes these proteins:
- the LOC130204607 gene encoding uncharacterized protein LOC130204607: MRATFQYRQTVVQQDQQDSSTVLDVFPRFLDTPGLIDQDFAMMFGEEASGRFLAKWPTFFKPRILENCKNSNENVEDLLSGHHSSDASGWDSDLSSILLLVHLLPPTAKGPKSPKISSHQAIKHVRYLRIGASIETFLERLEPGQPILLCVGEEKNNIQRFYVIVDHKAIPCKAQTSLAAFDELFKAHFIFSVHYHESLNSFYTFIQTTVFNIDVGSTKESPRVKELRARLLNTSI, encoded by the exons ATGAGGGCAACATTTCAATACCGTCAGACGGTAGTTCAACAAGACCAGCAAGACTCCTCTACAGTCCTGGATGTTTTCCCACGTTTTCTCGATACACCTGGCTTG ATTGACCAAGACTTTGCCATGATGTTTGGAGAGGAGGCTTCTGGCAGATTCTTGGCAAAATGGCCCACTTTCTTCAAACCCAGGATCCTGGAAAACTGCAAGAATTCTAATGAGAATGTTGAAGACTTGTTGTCTGGGCATCACTCCTCAGATGCGTCTG GCTGGGACAGTGACCTGTCAAGCATCCTACTGCTGGTTCACCTACTTCCCCCTACTGCAAAAGGACCCAAGAGTCCTAAAATTAGCTCGCATCAAGCAATCAAACATGTGAGATATTTGAGG ATTGGCGCCAGTATTGAGACCTTCCTTGAGAGATTGGAACCTGGACAACCCATCCTCCTGTGTGTCGGTGAAGAGAAGAACAACATCCAAAGATTCTATGTCATCGTTGACCACAAGGCCATCCCTTGCAAGGCTCAGACGTCCCTGGCAGCTTTCGATGAACTCTTTAAGGCCCACTTCATCTTCAGTGTTCACTACCACGAATCCCTTAACAGCTTCTACACATTCATCCAAACAACTGTGTTCAACATTGATGTGGGAAGTACCAAGGAAAGTCCTCGTGTGAAGGAGCTCAGAGCAAGACTGCTGAACACAAGTATCTGA